The following are encoded together in the Mesoterricola sediminis genome:
- a CDS encoding CoB--CoM heterodisulfide reductase iron-sulfur subunit A family protein — translation MDTPKIGVYVCNCGTNIKKVVDCDEVAQQASEQPGVVCARSYKYMCSNPGQEMIIKDIQEQGLDRVVVSACSPRMHESTFRGALAKAGLNPYFLEMANIREQCSWVHTDPRAATDKATDLTRGAVRRVVFHEALEKRFVDMCPATLVIGGGITGLTAALELAESGNQVYLVEQSGRLGGNLANVDLTAPYLDSARDLIRERILRATRNPNITVFLDAKVESLDGYVGNFKAKVASAGGTVPVEIGSVVVATGYKPFDASRVKAFGHGTNPNVITSFEFEAMLRKGRILTDKGRPPRYVTVIHCVGSRSEEFHPYCSRVCCMTALKYGQEIKSALPDAFVYDLYIDMHAFGKGCEDFYKQASEIRTIFMMFQKNTAPQILPGGPKDDCEMFLRVDDKLSGEEVDIPTDLVVLMVGMEARDDSAEVARLVNISRDKDGWFIESHPKLDPVATTTDGVYIAGCCQSPKDINESVAQARAATARIMAKIAKGRIEVDAVFAEVNQDDCSGCRVCNDLCPYGAIDFNSETRRSNVISAMCKACGACVTACPSAAIKGRHFTDEQIFAQIEGVL, via the coding sequence ATGGACACCCCCAAGATCGGCGTCTACGTCTGCAACTGCGGCACCAACATCAAGAAAGTGGTGGACTGCGACGAGGTGGCCCAGCAGGCCTCCGAACAGCCCGGGGTCGTCTGCGCCCGGAGCTACAAGTACATGTGCTCCAACCCGGGCCAGGAGATGATCATCAAGGACATCCAGGAGCAGGGCCTGGACCGGGTCGTCGTCTCCGCCTGCAGCCCCCGCATGCACGAGTCCACCTTCCGCGGGGCCCTGGCGAAGGCGGGGCTGAACCCCTACTTCCTGGAAATGGCCAATATCCGGGAGCAGTGCTCCTGGGTCCACACGGATCCCCGCGCAGCCACGGACAAGGCCACCGACCTGACCCGCGGCGCCGTCAGGCGCGTGGTCTTCCACGAGGCCCTCGAGAAGCGCTTCGTGGACATGTGCCCCGCCACCCTCGTCATCGGCGGCGGCATCACCGGCCTCACCGCGGCCCTGGAGCTGGCCGAGAGCGGCAACCAGGTCTACCTGGTCGAACAGTCCGGGCGCCTGGGCGGGAACCTGGCCAATGTGGACCTCACGGCCCCCTACCTGGACTCCGCCCGGGACCTCATCCGCGAGCGCATCCTCCGCGCGACCCGCAACCCCAACATCACGGTCTTCCTCGACGCCAAGGTGGAGAGCCTCGACGGCTACGTGGGCAACTTCAAGGCCAAGGTGGCCTCGGCCGGCGGAACGGTTCCGGTGGAGATCGGGAGCGTCGTGGTGGCCACGGGCTACAAGCCCTTCGACGCCTCCCGGGTGAAGGCCTTCGGGCACGGGACGAACCCCAACGTCATCACGAGCTTCGAGTTCGAGGCCATGCTCCGCAAGGGACGGATCCTCACCGACAAGGGCCGCCCTCCCCGCTACGTGACGGTCATCCACTGCGTGGGCAGCCGCTCCGAGGAGTTCCACCCCTACTGCTCCCGCGTCTGCTGCATGACGGCCCTGAAGTACGGCCAGGAGATCAAGTCGGCCCTGCCCGACGCCTTCGTCTACGACCTCTACATCGACATGCACGCCTTCGGGAAGGGCTGCGAGGACTTCTACAAGCAGGCCTCCGAGATCCGGACCATCTTCATGATGTTCCAGAAGAACACGGCCCCCCAGATCCTCCCGGGCGGACCCAAGGACGACTGCGAGATGTTCCTGCGGGTCGACGACAAGCTGAGCGGCGAGGAGGTGGACATCCCCACCGACCTCGTCGTCCTCATGGTGGGCATGGAGGCCCGGGACGACAGCGCCGAGGTGGCGCGCCTCGTGAACATCAGCCGGGACAAGGACGGCTGGTTCATCGAGAGCCACCCCAAGCTGGACCCCGTGGCCACCACCACGGACGGCGTCTACATCGCCGGCTGCTGCCAGTCCCCCAAGGACATCAACGAGAGCGTCGCCCAGGCCAGGGCCGCCACGGCCCGCATCATGGCGAAGATCGCCAAGGGGCGCATCGAGGTGGACGCCGTCTTCGCCGAGGTCAACCAGGACGACTGCTCCGGCTGCCGGGTCTGCAACGACCTCTGCCCGTACGGGGCCATCGACTTCAACTCCGAGACCCGCCGCTCCAACGTCATCAGCGCCATGTGCAAGGCCTGCGGCGCCTGCGTGACGGCATGCCCGTCGGCCGCCATCAAAGGCCGGCACTTCACGGATGAACAGATCTTCGCCCAGATCGAGGGGGTGCTCTGA
- a CDS encoding hydrogenase iron-sulfur subunit has translation MMSNGFEPKIVGFLCNWCSYTGADLAGTSRIKYATNLRVIRTMCSARIDPTFILKALLEGADGVLICGCHPGDCHYVEGNYKAMRRYPLLKRLLDAYGIENERVQLEWVSASEGRRFAEVVDRMTEQIKALGPCKVRTALAFDMAER, from the coding sequence CTGATGTCCAACGGCTTCGAGCCCAAGATCGTCGGCTTCCTCTGCAACTGGTGCTCGTACACCGGGGCGGACCTGGCCGGCACCAGCCGCATCAAGTACGCCACCAACCTGCGGGTGATCCGGACCATGTGCAGCGCCCGCATCGACCCGACCTTCATCCTCAAGGCCCTCCTGGAGGGCGCCGACGGCGTCCTGATCTGCGGTTGCCACCCGGGCGACTGCCACTACGTGGAGGGGAACTACAAGGCCATGCGCCGCTATCCCCTGTTGAAGCGCCTCCTGGACGCCTACGGGATCGAGAACGAGCGCGTGCAGCTGGAATGGGTGAGCGCCAGCGAAGGCCGGCGCTTCGCCGAAGTGGTGGACCGCATGACCGAGCAGATCAAGGCGCTGGGTCCATGCAAGGTCCGGACCGCCCTTGCCTTCGACATGGCCGAGAGGTAG
- a CDS encoding NADH-quinone oxidoreductase subunit B family protein: METTGKKKLQIALYWGAACGGCDVAVLDTNEFILDVAAIADIRMWPIATDGKYKDIEAMEDGELDLVLFNGAVRNSENEHVAKLLRRKARVMVAFGSCAHIGGIPGLANQVTKEEIFDRAYLNNPSIEPGNRTVPLPESHVEAGALEIPTAYKRVYKLDDIVPIDYYVPGCPPLPAQIKGVLLAVATGQLPARGSVVGAGHRTVCDDCRRTRHERKIKKFYRPWQIIQDPETCLLEQGIVCAGSATRSGCGVRCPNSNMPCRGCYGPAPNVKDQGAKIVSAVASIIDSKDPAEIDRILEDVPDIMGYAYRFGLPASMLQRRI, translated from the coding sequence ATGGAAACCACCGGGAAGAAGAAGCTCCAGATCGCCCTCTACTGGGGCGCCGCCTGCGGCGGGTGCGACGTCGCGGTGCTGGACACCAACGAGTTCATCCTGGACGTGGCGGCGATCGCCGACATCCGCATGTGGCCCATCGCCACCGACGGGAAATACAAGGACATCGAGGCCATGGAGGACGGGGAGCTGGACCTGGTCCTGTTCAACGGCGCCGTGCGCAACTCCGAGAACGAGCACGTCGCCAAGCTCCTGCGCCGGAAGGCCAGGGTCATGGTCGCCTTCGGCAGCTGCGCCCACATCGGGGGCATCCCGGGCCTGGCCAACCAGGTCACGAAGGAGGAGATCTTCGACCGGGCCTACCTGAACAACCCCTCCATCGAGCCGGGCAACCGAACCGTTCCCCTGCCCGAGAGCCACGTGGAGGCCGGGGCCCTGGAGATCCCCACCGCCTACAAGCGGGTCTACAAGCTGGACGACATCGTCCCCATCGACTACTACGTCCCCGGCTGTCCGCCCCTCCCCGCCCAGATCAAGGGCGTCCTCCTGGCCGTGGCCACGGGCCAGCTCCCCGCCCGGGGCTCGGTCGTGGGCGCGGGCCACCGCACCGTCTGCGACGACTGCCGGCGCACCCGGCACGAGCGGAAGATCAAGAAGTTCTACCGCCCCTGGCAGATCATCCAGGATCCCGAGACCTGCCTGCTGGAACAGGGCATCGTCTGCGCCGGCAGCGCCACCCGCTCGGGCTGCGGCGTGCGCTGCCCGAACTCCAACATGCCCTGCCGGGGCTGCTACGGCCCGGCCCCCAACGTGAAGGACCAGGGCGCTAAGATCGTCAGCGCCGTCGCGTCCATCATCGACTCCAAGGACCCGGCCGAGATCGACCGCATCCTGGAGGACGTGCCCGACATCATGGGCTACGCGTACCGCTTCGGCCTTCCGGCCTCCATGCTCCAGAGGAGGATCTGA
- a CDS encoding Ni/Fe hydrogenase subunit alpha — protein sequence MRSIRIDPITRLEGHGKIEIFLDDDGGVSDCYFQIPELRGFERFVVGRPIEELPRIVTRICGVCPASHHMASAKAVDGCFGGELPPLARKLREMYYQAHYIHSHIAHFYALAAPDFVCGPDCDPATRNILGVVQKVGLEIGGQVIKARAMAQDIQTILGGRSTHVVWCIPGGVSKGLTKEELERIRPMADQLYDFTLFSLKLFKDVVLANPAYVDLILNGPYTLDVHNMGLVDENNAPNFYDGKVRVVDYEGNEICKYAPEEYHHHVAEHVEPWTYLKFPYLKQRGWKGFVEGIDTSLYCATPLARLNVADRMATPRAQEAFEEMFQVLGAKPCRALLAQHWARLVEMVQNAETLKGFVEDPEITGPGYRVVPQRITGEGVGIVEAMRGTLTHHYTCDEKGICTSANLIVGTTNNNAPIQMVTKKVAQALIRPGQEVTEPVLNMVEMAFRAFDPCYSCATHTLPGQMPLEAVVHQGGRVVKTLRKNLG from the coding sequence ATGCGCAGCATCAGGATCGACCCCATCACCCGCCTGGAGGGCCACGGCAAGATCGAGATCTTCCTGGACGACGACGGCGGCGTCAGCGACTGCTACTTCCAGATCCCCGAGCTCCGGGGCTTCGAGCGCTTCGTCGTTGGCCGTCCCATCGAGGAGCTGCCCCGCATCGTGACCCGCATCTGCGGCGTCTGCCCCGCGAGCCACCACATGGCCTCGGCCAAGGCGGTGGACGGCTGCTTCGGCGGGGAGCTGCCCCCCCTGGCGCGCAAGCTGCGGGAGATGTACTACCAGGCCCACTACATCCACAGCCACATCGCCCACTTCTACGCCCTCGCTGCGCCGGACTTCGTCTGCGGCCCCGACTGCGACCCGGCCACCCGCAACATCCTCGGCGTGGTCCAGAAGGTCGGCCTCGAGATCGGCGGCCAGGTCATCAAGGCCCGGGCCATGGCCCAGGACATCCAGACGATCCTGGGCGGCCGGAGCACCCACGTCGTCTGGTGCATCCCCGGCGGCGTCTCCAAGGGCCTCACGAAGGAGGAGCTCGAGCGGATCCGGCCCATGGCCGACCAGCTCTACGACTTCACCCTCTTCAGCCTCAAGCTCTTCAAGGACGTCGTCCTGGCCAACCCGGCCTACGTGGACCTGATCCTGAACGGGCCCTACACCCTCGACGTCCACAACATGGGCCTGGTGGACGAGAACAACGCGCCCAATTTCTACGACGGCAAGGTCCGGGTGGTGGACTACGAGGGGAACGAGATCTGCAAGTACGCCCCCGAGGAATACCACCACCACGTGGCGGAGCACGTGGAGCCGTGGACCTACCTCAAGTTCCCCTACCTCAAGCAGCGGGGCTGGAAGGGCTTCGTCGAGGGCATCGACACCAGCCTCTACTGCGCGACGCCCCTGGCCCGCCTGAACGTTGCCGACCGCATGGCGACGCCCCGGGCCCAGGAGGCCTTCGAGGAGATGTTCCAGGTCCTGGGCGCGAAGCCCTGCCGAGCCCTCCTGGCGCAGCACTGGGCGCGCCTGGTGGAGATGGTCCAGAACGCCGAGACCCTCAAGGGCTTCGTGGAGGATCCGGAGATCACCGGGCCCGGCTACCGCGTGGTGCCCCAGCGCATCACCGGCGAGGGGGTCGGGATCGTGGAGGCCATGCGCGGCACCCTGACCCACCACTACACCTGCGACGAGAAGGGCATCTGCACCTCGGCCAACCTCATCGTCGGCACCACGAACAACAACGCGCCCATCCAGATGGTCACCAAGAAGGTGGCCCAGGCCCTCATCCGGCCCGGCCAGGAGGTCACGGAGCCGGTGCTGAACATGGTGGAGATGGCCTTCCGGGCCTTCGACCCCTGCTACAGCTGCGCCACCCACACCCTCCCCGGCCAGATGCCCCTGGAGGCCGTGGTCCACCAGGGCGGCCGGGTGGTGAAGACCCTGCGGAAGAACCTGGGATGA
- a CDS encoding hydrogenase maturation protease: MIERTLIVGMGNPYLRDDGVGIRLATDLMARLDLPEGIRRGPAGILPGLHIEPECSLGGLTLVELIDGFDRLVVLDSIDTRDGVPGDWHHFTAASLRETLNLSSVHDANFATALELGRRMGMRLPDDAEILVYAVEVEDTLTFDTALSPSLEARYAEFAGEIFADLAAALPATLEQAAGL, translated from the coding sequence ATGATCGAGCGGACCCTGATCGTCGGGATGGGAAACCCCTACCTGCGGGACGACGGCGTGGGCATCCGGCTCGCCACGGACCTCATGGCCCGGCTGGACCTCCCCGAGGGCATCCGCCGGGGGCCGGCCGGGATCCTGCCGGGCCTCCACATCGAGCCCGAATGCTCCCTAGGGGGCCTGACCCTCGTGGAGCTCATCGACGGCTTCGACCGCCTCGTTGTGCTGGACAGCATCGACACCCGGGACGGGGTCCCCGGGGACTGGCACCACTTCACCGCCGCCTCCCTCCGGGAGACCCTGAACCTGAGCAGCGTCCACGACGCCAACTTCGCCACGGCCCTGGAGCTGGGCCGGCGCATGGGCATGCGCCTCCCGGACGACGCGGAGATCCTGGTCTACGCCGTGGAGGTGGAGGACACCCTCACCTTCGACACCGCCCTCAGCCCGTCCCTGGAGGCCCGGTACGCCGAGTTCGCCGGAGAGATCTTCGCGGACCTCGCCGCCGCCCTTCCGGCTACGCTGGAGCAGGCCGCAGGCCTCTGA
- the hypA gene encoding hydrogenase maturation nickel metallochaperone HypA has product MHEMSLMASLLEIIEDQARAEGFASVSRVVLEIGRLAGVEAEAMRFAFDVGTRGTLAEGAVLDIDETPGRGRCAACGGETPLEAFYDPCPACGSGPLEILAGRELRVVSLDVE; this is encoded by the coding sequence ATGCATGAGATGAGCCTCATGGCCTCCCTCCTCGAGATCATCGAGGACCAGGCGCGGGCCGAGGGCTTCGCCTCGGTCTCCCGGGTGGTCCTGGAGATCGGGCGCCTCGCGGGCGTGGAGGCCGAGGCCATGCGCTTCGCCTTCGACGTGGGCACCCGGGGCACCCTGGCCGAGGGGGCCGTCCTGGACATCGACGAGACCCCGGGCCGCGGACGCTGCGCCGCCTGCGGCGGGGAGACCCCCCTGGAGGCCTTCTACGACCCCTGTCCCGCCTGCGGGAGCGGGCCCCTGGAAATCCTGGCGGGGCGCGAGCTGCGCGTCGTGTCCCTGGATGTGGAGTAG